From Gimesia panareensis, the proteins below share one genomic window:
- the xylB gene encoding xylulokinase has translation MAVFLGVDIGTSGTKTLAMQEDGAILASATEEYPLYSPHPGWSEQDPEDWWQATIKSIRKVLKAGKIKAADVKGIGLSGQMHGSVFLNKKHEVIRPALLWNDQRTAAECAEIEQRAGGRKKLIKLVANPALTGFTAPKILWLRNQEPKHFDKTVQVLLPKDYIRFRLTGEFATEVSDASGTLLLDVKQRNWSRPLLSKLELDESLLPDVYESEDVSGHLTEESARLLGLSKGVAVVGGGGDQAAGAVGNGIVKKGVISATMGTSGVVFAHSDEVQIDPEGRVHTFCHAVRDKWHVMGVVLSAGGSLQWYRNQLCEQQVAEAKRKKVDPYELISAQAEQAPPGSEGLFFLPYLTGERTPHADPDARAAWIGLSLRHGRPHLSRAVMEGATYAMRDSLEIIKELDIPVREIRLSGGGARSPFWRQLQADIYGQKVVTINAEEGPAYGVALLAAAGTGAYKDVVEACSSTIRVVQSTSVNSKAKRIYNQAYPVYRDLYSSLKDDFPRINQLLK, from the coding sequence CAGGAAGACGGAGCCATTCTGGCGTCCGCGACAGAAGAGTATCCTCTTTACAGTCCGCATCCCGGCTGGTCGGAGCAGGATCCGGAAGACTGGTGGCAGGCAACGATCAAAAGTATCCGCAAGGTCCTCAAAGCAGGCAAAATCAAAGCCGCGGACGTCAAAGGGATCGGCCTGAGCGGGCAGATGCACGGCAGCGTGTTTCTGAATAAGAAGCACGAAGTCATTCGCCCTGCTCTGCTCTGGAACGATCAGCGAACGGCAGCGGAGTGTGCAGAAATTGAACAGCGGGCCGGCGGTCGCAAAAAGCTGATCAAGCTGGTCGCGAACCCGGCCCTGACGGGCTTTACTGCGCCCAAGATTCTCTGGTTGCGGAATCAGGAACCGAAACACTTTGACAAAACCGTCCAGGTGTTATTGCCCAAAGACTACATCCGCTTCCGCCTGACAGGGGAATTCGCGACCGAAGTCAGCGACGCATCGGGAACCCTGCTGCTGGATGTGAAGCAACGGAACTGGAGCCGTCCCCTGTTGAGCAAGCTGGAACTGGACGAGAGCCTGCTGCCCGATGTCTATGAATCGGAAGATGTCAGCGGCCACCTGACCGAAGAGTCAGCCCGTCTGCTGGGCCTGTCTAAAGGTGTGGCTGTGGTCGGCGGCGGGGGTGACCAGGCTGCGGGCGCTGTTGGCAACGGCATCGTGAAAAAAGGGGTGATCTCCGCCACGATGGGGACCAGCGGCGTGGTTTTCGCGCACAGCGATGAAGTTCAGATCGACCCCGAGGGACGCGTGCACACGTTCTGCCATGCGGTGCGCGATAAGTGGCACGTGATGGGCGTGGTGCTCTCCGCCGGGGGCAGTCTGCAGTGGTATCGCAATCAGTTGTGTGAACAGCAGGTGGCAGAAGCGAAACGGAAGAAGGTCGATCCCTATGAGTTGATCTCGGCGCAGGCGGAACAGGCCCCTCCAGGAAGTGAAGGCTTATTTTTTCTGCCTTACCTGACTGGCGAGCGGACTCCGCACGCGGATCCCGATGCCCGGGCCGCCTGGATCGGTCTGAGCTTAAGGCACGGACGCCCCCATCTGAGCCGGGCTGTCATGGAAGGAGCTACCTATGCCATGCGGGACTCGCTGGAAATCATCAAAGAGCTGGATATTCCCGTCCGGGAGATTCGACTCTCCGGCGGTGGGGCTCGCAGTCCATTCTGGCGGCAGCTGCAGGCTGATATTTACGGACAGAAGGTCGTGACCATCAATGCCGAAGAGGGCCCCGCGTATGGAGTTGCGCTGCTGGCCGCTGCAGGAACCGGGGCTTATAAGGATGTGGTTGAAGCCTGTTCGTCAACGATCCGTGTGGTCCAGAGCACGAGCGTAAACTCAAAGGCAAAACGCATCTACAATCAGGCCTATCCCGTGTACCGCGATCTGTATAGTTCCCTCAAAGATGATTTTCCCCGCATCAATCAACTCCTGAAGTAA